The following are from one region of the Sorghum bicolor cultivar BTx623 chromosome 2, Sorghum_bicolor_NCBIv3, whole genome shotgun sequence genome:
- the LOC110432876 gene encoding serine/threonine-protein kinase D6PK-like, with protein MAGQTAKAKEAGKDDRQEPGAEATKEKLLPSHKQQEPPASVVDKDSSGVSSVPGDESPPVLDGDSGELKEEENLDGNGNKEKKTSQKSSTSDGFASAKVSDGTSSLRKTSGSATMSTRADFTESGKSSMCRASTGSDISDESSCSSMSSATTKPHKGNDSRWEAIHVVKSRDNALGLNHFRLLKKLGSGDIGSVYLSELSGTRSYFAMKVMDKTSLASRKKLLRAQTEREILQSLDHPFLPTLYTHFETDKFSCLVMEFCPGGDLHTLRQRQPGKYFSEQAAKFYVAEVLLALEYLHMLGIIYRDLKPENVLVREDGHIMLSDFDLSLRCSVSLTVIKSANPGLDAMQRNNAAYCAQPACIEPSCIQPSCVAPTTCFGPRFFKSKSKSKSKSKKEKSKSDAPNQENLFPELIAEPTDARSMSFVGTHEYLAPEIIKGEGHGSAVDWWTFGIFLYELLFGKTPFKGSGNRATLFNVVGQPLRFPESPIVSFSARDMIRGLLVKDPQHRLGYKRGATEIKQHPFFEGVNWALIRCASPPDIPKPVELECRPKQVPSANGKVAPVANQKGPDNYLEFEFF; from the exons ATGGCTGGGCAAACGGCAAAGGCAAAGGAAGCAGGAAAAGATGACAGACAAGAACCTGGAGCGGAGGCGACGAAAGAGAAGCTACTGCCGTCTCACAAGCAGCAAGAGCCTCCAGCTTCTGTGGTGGACAAGGATTCTTCTGGTGTCTCTTCAGTCCCTGGTGATGAGTCGCCGCCAGTCCTGGATGGGGATTCTGGTGAGTTAAAAGAGGAGGAaaacttggatggtaatgggaATAAGGAAAAGAAAACGTCTCAAAAGAGCAGTACAAGTGACGGCTTTGCTTCTGCTAAAGTGAGTGATGGGACAAGTAGTTTGAGGAAGACTAGTGGTAGTGCGACGATGAGCACACGGGCTGATTTCACTGAGAGTGGGAAGAGTAGCATGTGCCGTGCGAGCACGGGCAGTGACATTAGTGATGAGAGCTCCTGCAGCAGCATGAGCAGTGCCACCACAAAGCCACACAAGGGGAATGATTCAAGGTGGGAGGCAATCCATGTGGTGAAGTCCAGGGATAATGCTCTTGGTCTGAATCATTTTAGGCTGCTTAAGAAGTTGGGTTCTGGTGATATAGGAAGTGTGTATCTCTCTGAATTGAGTGGTACACGGAGTTACTTTGCTATGAAGGTTATGGATAAGACTTCTTTGGCGAGTAGGAAGAAGCTGCTTCGAGCTCAGACCGAGCGGGAGATCCTGCAGTCCCTGGATCATCCATTTCTACCAACCCTGTATACTCACTTTGAGACAGATAAGTTTTCATGCTTGGTTATGGAATTCTGTCCTGGAGGGGACCTTCATACTCTTCGGCAAAGGCAGCCTGGAAAATATTTTTCAGAGCAAGCAGCAAA GTTCTATGTAGCAGAGGTGCTCCTTGCATTGGAATACCTGCATATGCTTGGGATTATATACCGTGATCTTAAACCAGAAAATGTTCTTGTTCGGGAAGATGGCCACATCATGCTGTCAGACTTTGATCTCTCTCTTCGTTGTTCAGTAAGCCTAACGGTGATCAAATCTGCAAATCCTGGCCTAGATGCAATGCAGAGGAACAATGCAGCATACTGTGCCCAGCCTGCTTGCATTGAACCATCCTGCATTCAGCCCTCTTGTGTAGCTCCAACTACTTGCTTTGGCCCCCGGTTCTTCAAATCTAAATCCAAGTCGAAATCCAAGTCCAAGAAGGAGAAGTCAAAGTCTGATGCTCCAAACCAAGAGAACCTCTTCCCAGAGCTCATTGCTGAGCCAACTGATGCTCGCTCAATGTCCTTTGTTGGCACCCATGAGTACTTGGCCCCAGAAATAATAAAAGGGGAGGGCCATGGAAGTGCTGTGGATTGGTGGACCTTTGGCATATTCTTGTACGAGTTGTTGTTTGGCAAGACCCCGTTCAAAGGTTCAGGCAACCGGGCTACACTCTTCAACGTTGTGGGCCAGCCCTTGAGGTTCCCAGAGTCCCCAATTGTGAGCTTCTCTGCGAGGGACATGATAAGGGGATTGCTAGTCAAGGACCCGCAGCACCGACTTGGGTACAAGCGTGGTGCTACCGAGATAAAGCAACATCCTTTCTTTGAGGGTGTGAACTGGGCTCTCATAAGGTGCGCAAGCCCTCCAGACATACCAAAGCCTGTTGAGCTCGAGTGCCGCCCAAAGCAAGTGCCATCAGCAAATGGAAAGGTCGCGCCAGTCGCTAACCAAAAGGGGCCAGATAATTATCTAGAGTTTGAGTTCTTCTAG
- the LOC8063751 gene encoding putative glycine-rich cell wall structural protein 1 encodes MARALTYGGGAAAAAAFGPPWLAVLGVAMLSVWAITLAVLLCGDSSNSPRRPRYSGASTGAAAAASGVGTACGASGAGGGCGGGGGGGGGGGGGC; translated from the coding sequence ATGGCAAGAGCTCTCACCTATGGCGGTGGAGCAGCTGCCGCAGCTGCCTTCGGCCCGCCATGGCTCGCCGTGCTCGGCGTGGCCATGCTCTCCGTCTGGGCCATCACGCTCGCCGTCCTCCTCTGTGGCGACAGCTCAAACAGCCCGAGACGACCAAGATACAGCGGTGCTAGCACtggagcagctgcagcagctAGCGGCGTTGGCACCGCCTGTGGTGCCAGCGGTGCTGGAGGGGGctgtggtggaggtggaggtggtggtggtggcggcggcggcggttgctAG
- the LOC8063752 gene encoding loricrin, producing MARALAYGGAAAAAGFVPPWLMVLGVALLSVWAITLTVLLCGDSSNGPRRRPRYSGGGGGGGGDGGGGGCGGGGGGGGGGGCGGGGGC from the coding sequence ATGGCAAGAGCTCTCGCCTACGGTGGAGCAGCTGCCGCAGCTGGCTTCGTCCCGCCGTGGCTCATGGTGCTCGGTGTGGCCCTGCTCTCCGTCTGGGCCATCACGCTCACCGTCCTCCTCTGTGGGGACAGCTCTAACGGACCGAGACGGCGACCAAGATACTCcggaggtggtggaggtggaggggGCGATGGCGGAGGGGGCGgctgtggcggtggcggtggcggtggagggggagggggctgtggtggtggcggcggttgCTAG
- the LOC8063753 gene encoding protein mago nashi homolog — MSARGGENRRGGDDEFYLRYYVGHKGKFGHEFLEFEFRPDGKLRYANNSNYKNDTMIRKEVFVSRSALREARRIIQQSDIMREDDRNWPEPNYIGRQELEIVMGNEHISFTTSKIGSLVDVVGSRDPDGLRIFYYLVQDLKCFVFSLISLHFKVKPIQS, encoded by the exons ATGTCGGCGCGCGGCGGCGAGAACCGCAGGGGCGGCGACGACGAGTTCTACCTGCGGTATTACGTGGGGCACAAGGGCAAGTTCGGCCACGAGTTCCTCGAGTTCGAGTTCCGCCCCGACGGCAAGCTCCGCTACGCCAACAACTCCAACTACAAGAACGACACCATGATCCGCAAGGAGGTGTTCGTCTCCCGCTCCGCCCTCCGCGAGGCGAGGAGGATCATCCAGCAGTCCGAT ATTATGAGGGAGGATGACAGAAACTGGCCCGAGCCCAACTACATTGGCAGGCAGGAGCTCGAAATCGTTATGGGCAATGAGCACATCTCATTCACCACCTCCAAGATTGGATCCCTTGTCGATGTTGTGGGAAGCAGAGACCCAGATGGCCTACGCATCTTCTACTACTTGGTCCAG GATCTAAAGTGTTTTGTGTTTTCGCTGATCAGTCTCCACTTCAAGGTCAAGCCTATTCAGTCATGA
- the LOC8063754 gene encoding early nodulin-55-2 has translation MSRLRFAILLAVAAGVLLLPASASSSSSSSRPPEVYSVGDETGLAAPPGNDDDGTQQTLSKWAMTQSFYVGDVLDFKRWSDSVLLVRQGDYDRCSAASPVRRFFADGGDTQFTLARPGLFYFISGAPARCEAGQRMVVLVRVADPLNKIISAAPTPAPAPAPAATLSKRSRRPLTIAQMQMVAGALGFATGFIAMFLIVGLFICYGP, from the exons ATGAGCCGCCTCCGCTTCGCCATCCTCCTCGCAGTCGCAGCCggcgtcctcctcctccccgcctccgcgtcgtcgtcgtcgtcgtcgtcacggCCACCGGAGGTGTACAGCGTCGGCGACGAGACGGGGCTGGCGGCGCCGCCGggcaacgacgacgacggcacCCAGCAGACGCTCAGCAAGTGGGCCATGACGCAGAGCTTCTACGTCGGCGACGTCCTGG ATTTCAAGCGCTGGAGCGATTCGGTCCTCCTGGTGCGGCAGGGCGACTACGACCGGTGCAGCGCGGCGAGCCCGGTGCGCCGGTTCTTCGCGGACGGCGGCGACACCCAGTTCACGCTCGCCCGCCCCGGCCTCTTCTACTTCATCAGCGGCGCGCCGGCGCGCTGCGAGGCGGGCCAGCGGATGGTCGTGCTCGTGCGCGTCGCAGATCCCCTCAACAAAATCATCAGCGCCGCTccgacgccggcgccggcgccggcgcccgcCGCCACCCTGTCCAAGCGCAGCCGCCGTCCGCTGACTATTGCGCAGATGCAGATGGTGGCGGGGGCACTAGGGTTCGCGACGGGATTTATTGCCATGTTCTTGATCGTTGGGCTCTTTATATGCTACGGGCCCTAG
- the LOC110433202 gene encoding early nodulin-like protein 1: MAGLRFTVLLTAYSFGVLLLLLLAASASSASASRPPAVYFVGDEWRTAPASNGGTHKTLSKWAMRHRFYVGDVLDFKRSNDSVLLVRWRDYKRCSAASPPARRFADGGDTRLKLAHPGLFYFISGAPARCEAGQRMVLRVVDARSSLGGDGAPTLAPAPAPGPWTMEPTNVTNPPSDRPIPVWFKLLAPALLGFLAGCSFAGVIMWLCMNCAAAVLDKLGL; the protein is encoded by the exons ATGGCCGGCCTCCGCTTCACCGTCCTGTTGACAGCCTATTCCTTcggcgtcctcctcctcctcctcctcgccgcctccgcgtcgtcggcgtcggcgtcacgTCCACCGGCAGTGTACTTCGTCGGCGACGAGTGGCGGACCGCTCCGGCGAGCAACGGCGGCACCCACAAGACGCTCAGCAAGTGGGCCATGAGGCACCGCTTCTACGTCGGCGACGTCCTGG ATTTCAAGCGCTCCAACGACTCGGTGCTGCTTGTGCGCTGGCGCGACTACAAGCGGTGCAGCGCGGCGAGCCCGCCGGCGCGCCGGTTCGCGGACGGTGGCGACACCCGGTTGAAGCTCGCCCACCCGGGGCTCTTCTATTTCATCAGCGGCGCGCCGGCGCGCTGCGAGGCGGGGCAGCGGATGGTCCTGCGCGTCGTGGACGCGCGCTCGTCTCTCGGCGGGGACGGCGCCCCGACCCTTgccccagcgccggcgccggggcCGTGGACGATGGAGCCCACCAACGTCACTAATCCGCCGTCCGACCGCCCGATACCTGTGTGGTTCAAGCTGCTCGCGCCGGCGCTGCTAGGGTTTCTGGCCGGGTGTTCCTTCGCAGGGGTAATCATGTGGCTGTGTATGAATTGCGCCGCCGCCGTGCTAGATAAGCTTGGATTGTAG
- the LOC8063756 gene encoding probable E3 ubiquitin-protein ligase XERICO: protein MGISSMPEPRDSLLWYLVVNTVISITALAGLVRKALVFLDLQDDDAGDRLVASAPGLGLADRFLRAFRPALYGVLVSTSTTCSAAEADGDDCSVCLSGFVAKAVVNRLPCGHLFHRACLETWLRYERATCPLCRANVPLPPEETPVLRYPELE, encoded by the coding sequence ATGGGGATCTCGAGCATGCCGGAGCCGCGGGACAGCCTGCTGTGGTACCTGGTGGTCAACACGGTGATCTCGATCACGGCGCTGGCGGGGCTGGTGCGCAAGGCGCTGGTGTTCCTGGACCTCCAGGACGACGACGCCGGGGACCGCCTCGTGGCGTCAGCGCCCGGCCTGGGCCTGGCGGACCGGTTCCTGAGGGCGTTCCGGCCGGCGCTGTACGGGGTGCTGGTGTCGACGTCGACGACGTGCAGCGCGGCGGAGGCGGACGGCGACGACTGCAGCGTGTGCCTGTCCGGTTTCGTGGCCAAGGCCGTGGTGAACCGCCTCCCCTGCGGCCACCTCTTCCACCGCGCCTGCCTCGAGACCTGGCTCCGGTACGAGCGCGCCACGTGCCCGCTCTGCCGCGCCAACGTGCCCCTCCCGCCCGAAGAGACGCCCGTGCTCCGCTACCCGGAGCTCGAGTGA